TGAATGGGTTCGAATGTGAGGAAGTTAATTCACACaccaatcttttttttttttattgcaataaaCAACAGGCTTTCGCAAAACGAGCTGCCTATTACCATCGTCCCATTAAATGATGGCCACCGGACGCCATTCAATCGCCCAGTTAGCACCAACATTGATCATCTGCCAATCGGTTGCAAACTATTAGTTAATAAGTCAATCGTAAGCACGAGCACGGCATGTGAGGCCTCTCTCAATAAGGCCCCAATGTGCCGTTCCGTCCCGTTTTGGCTGCAATACCGATTAAACTGCAGACGaagaaaagcaagaaaaaaaccccactcCCACTGCGACCTTCTTGCGTGCCATGGAAGCATGGCAGGTATGCTTCGTTTGCTGCCGTTCGTTCGCTCGTCCGCGGTCACTGTCATGGACGCACTCAGTCGATCGTTCACGAGTGGTGGTTTATTTATGTGCGCGGGAGAGCGTCGTTCACAAGTGGATATACAAATGGGGGTACCAGGGCCCACTTGACATCAACGAGGAACTGTAGCTTGAGCTTTGATTAGTCAGATAGGGTGTAAATGAGCGAGAATGCATCCGAGCACATACACTTAGCTTCAGCTAATGATTTCGCTATCGTGAATTTGTAATGCGATGACATTGAAAAACGGGTTTGGTTGGTTGCTTTTACTTTCCACCGGTTTAAGCGCTAGATAGAACTTATTTCCATAAATTCCTTCCATGCTGTTCTATGCTTTGTGTTTTGCAGCGTttcattttctctttttaAAAGATGTTTGTCTAGAACTTACATAACTTACATACTTACATAACAAATGTGTATTTTAGAATTTTATTACATTCAATTATAACAGTGAATAAACATtataataaacataataatcCATATGAAATGGACGAAACACGTGTAAAATGTTTTCAGTTCCATAAGCTTCGAGACAAAATGCtctaaaaagtaataaattataaaaaaaattccaatttttttattacttttgtcAGGTAAAATATTACTTTAAAATTTACTTAAATGAGTATAAATGACAACAGTGATGAAAGCTTAACTGTCTAGCCCTACAAAATAAACTAATATAAGAATAATCAACCTGAAGCAAGGGCTGTtcgattattatttattttattcacatAATTACGATACCATAAAGCTCacaaccgagaaaatattaaGTATTGTTTATCAATACATTGGATTTTTCATTTAGTTTAACgtataatttgaaaaaaaaaatgcaatgccTCCTTCGATTACACTACTAGAAACCGTCAAAAGGTGTTCAAACGAAAGAGAAACTCTCGATACAAATGGCTTCAAATATCTCTCGTGTACGGTGCGCTTAAGCTGCTCCATCGATCACCACACGCTGATCAACGAACCGCACGTACAGCAGAAAACGAACGCACCACAAAACACGCAACTAAGCTTCTTTATCCAACCGGTTTTATCTGCTCTAAAACTGCTCTAGCATCCGCTTATCAGACTCGTTTTaacgtgtttctttttgctctcGTTCGTTCATTTCTTTCCTTCCTAGACTACGATGACTGCGAGCGTAGAAGCGACGAACTGTTTCTCTGCCGATTTCTGTACTGCTGCGACTGGGACGTACAGGAAGCGTTTGGGCGCATCGTGAAACTGATCAAGCTGAAGGTGCGTTACAGTTACAGTTGCTCGGATGTGCCTTATGACTCACTAACGCTCCTCTctttctgtttaaaaaaaaccccaggAAGCGAACCCGGAATGGTTCTTCCACAAACCGATCGCCACCTACAGCGAGCTGCTGAATCGGAACGTAAAGTTCGCGCTGGACCGGCGCGATCGGCGAGGCCGGCGCGTCTTTATCACCCGCCTCGGGGCGATCGACTTCTCCAGCATGGCCGTGACCGATCTGGCCAATCTGGACGACATCTGGTTCGAGCTGATGCTGAACGAGCTCGAGACGCTCGATAGCGGCGTCACGTGCCTGATCGATATGAGCGGCTACTCGCTGAAAAGCTTTCGGTTTCTAACGCCACAAAACATACGCATCGGGTCGGCCAAGACGGATCTGTTGCCGCTCAAGAACATCGAATTTCACGTGGTCAACTCTTCGGTGTTTATGAATGCAGCGATCGCCATCCTGTACCCGATGCTGAGCAAGAAGATTAAGGACCAGGTACGCTTTCACTACTCCAACTGGGCGTCACTGCACGAGTACATACCGGCGGACATACTGCCGGCAGAGTATGGAGGCACCGCGGGGAAAACGTTCGACTTTAAAACCATCCACGGCCAGGTGCTGGATCGTGCGAACGATTTCGATCGATTGCTGACGTACGGTGTACGGGATGGGTCCGCTCCTGCCGCGACTGCTGCTACGGCACCGATTGTCCCCAAGGGCAAGGGAGGTAAAGCGAAGGGAAAGCACAGAGAGGCGGAAAAGAAAAAGTCACTGGCGGGGTGCACCGTCGAGGAGTAAAATCTAAGTGATATACCGTAGCAATTAGTGATAAGATTGTTAGATGTAGAGCCTTTattcttttacaaaaaaaaacaaacagatagCAAATAAAGTGCCCATGGGAAAATTGGAAGTGATTTTAATGGAAGCCATGTCTGCGCTTATCAAAAGACACGCTCCGGTAATGAGTGTGCGGATGAGAAATTCCCCTTCATAAAGGCTGTTTTGCACGGTCAAGATAGAGAGCTGATAAAAATGACTTCGTCATATCGAACAAAGATACCATACCTAGACCACGACTTCTCAAGTAGTGCGATGACATGTTGAAGTGGTGCTTTAAAGTAAATAAAGCTTATTATAAAAGCGAAATGGCTTGCACACTTAGCTAGGATTTTGCGAACGTCCAAACGATGAAACTGCTTCTGATTGGAGTGCTGGCGCTTTGCCTTGGGCAGGTAAGTCCCATGCGAACTACGAATATCAAGATTTGCATCTACATAGAAGTACCTTCCCATCCACTCTTAAGCTCCAAGCTGGCCCGGTAGCAGTTCCAGCGAAAAAAGTCCCTTCCGCGGACACACGCGCCCTATTCTTCGCCGAGTTCACCCATCTGCTCGACGGCATTGCAAAGGAGGCACTCGCAAGCCTTTCCTCGCTGGAGCAGAACGCCGGCAAACAGATCGCCTCGGTCGAAGAGGCCATCCAGGATCTGGAGCAGCTGTACAACGAGAAGGTGCTGAAGGAAATCGAGCGTTACGATGGTGCACTGAACGAGCTTAGCTCCAGCGTGTCGCCGTGCTTCGAGTCGGTCCCGCAGAACATTAGGGACATTGTGCAAGGTGCCCGTGGTGAGGCGGGACAGTGTGGCAAGCAAACGTTGGACCGTGTGCGTAAGATACAGGAAAACATTGAGCAACACATTAAAGATGGTGCGGAAAAGGTGAAGCAAATTGTGGCGATCGGGCAGAAGTGTCTGCAGGACAACTCCTGGATCGGGGATCAGATTAACTGTGCGCTGCAGAATGTGAGTATTTTTGAGTGTGGGATGTGTTTATGGAGAAGAGATTCTAATAGAACTTCTATAACCAATAGGCCCCCGTCGCGGTAAGCATTGTGGAGGACATCGTGAAGGATGCGGCCGAACTCATCGGCCACACGTCCCGCGAAGTGTCCGCACTGGCGAAAGACACCGAGCAGTGTCTGGCGGTGGCGGTACAGGGTGCGGTGGGCGAGTTTAACGACATGTTGGCCCAGGTCGTCGGCTGCTTGGATGCGAGTCAGAGCGGCAACTGAGGCCTTTGCACGTTGCAGCAGTACCGTATAAGCGTTCCTTCTCTAAGTACGATTAAGCCCGAGCCAAAGTTGATCAGTGAAACATTTGTCGTAGTGTGCCATGCAATACATACATATACAGTACAATTTACAAGAGCGAAAAGGAAGAAGACATATGTCAAGGGCGCCTGCTTCTCTCTCGTATTGgtgacagctgctgctgcggcaacAATCGGGAACCGGGATTTTGGGGTGAGGGATGGGGAAAACATCTGTTTTCCACGCCGCGAGCTAATTTTCTTTTCGTGAGAGGAGAATTGAGAATCTCTTTGAAATgaaaagagaacgagagagagagagggagagcttGTGTGTATGGATCGAAAGGTCGCGCCCTGTTTTGTTGAATGCGCTCTCGACCAAACGCTCCGGAGTTTCGGCGCGCGCGTCAGTTCGTATTGAGAAACCGCACGGGATAGTATCGCGTGGAAAAGCGTGAAGCAACACCCCTCGGAAAACTGTCCgtgcaggtgtgtgtgtgtgtgtggttgtgaaggaaaggaaaaagcgGTGTAATAGGCAAATCCTTACACATTGCTCATAAGTGTAGTGGAATGTGTTCGTAGAATTCGAGGTTTTTATGCTGCAAATTGTCAAGCTTCGGCCACCCGTTTGTGTCATCCCGGTTTGTGGAAATGCTGTATTCACTTACGAGCATCTAAACAGCCAGTGGTTCTAAAGAAAAGAACGTGTGTTTGCTCGTCCTCCACTCAGCACGCTCTATTTCGTGCGTTATAATAGGCAAAAAAGTGGAAAGAAATCTCTTCCCGGGTCCGTTTTTCCTTCAGTGTAGTGTCATTACAACACATTCAGCACTGCGAACGTGTACGGAGCCCGTGTAAAAGTGCATTCAAAATTTCGCAACCAGCACGAAGCAAACGTTCCCGAACGCTGTTCGCTGCGGcccctgtgtctgtgtgtaatTGGATgtgatattttaattaattcgcCATTCTTCAGGCCACGGTTCTACACATCCCCGCGGCAGCTTGCTGGTAAGTGAAGGGTACGGTCATGTACGGGGATGAGTAAGGTGTCAACAACAGTGAGGTTGCTTTTTTATACGAGAATCGACAGGGAAGGAtagaagaaacagaaaaaaatcgagCAAGACAAGCGCCATTACATGCGAGATGTGTCGGATTTTCACGCCGGTTGGGGCATGCTTTCTCTTGATTccttttaaatttgtttttaagaaGACTACACTATTTTGCTTATAACGATGTAACATTACATTTTATGCAGTAATATTCCCACAAACTCTACTTCGATTGCTCAATTTCGTATGCATTGCGTATCGGCAGAGCAGCGGCGACAAAACACATTAACGTCTCTCACACAATCACCCTGTGTGCCGCCCCGTCCGCCTAGCGTGTTGTATCGATACTCCATGGAGTATGCGCTTTGAGATCACGCTCTCGTCCTACACGCGGAACCCCTAATCTccccccaaacacacacatacacacattctcCTTGCTTCTCACACATCACAGGGATACGCGTGCAAGGAGACCGCGTACAGCAACATCCCGGTCCGCGTAGAGTGGGAATGTGATGACGCAAACCGAACGCAAGCACAGCACTGTGTATCCAAACGACCGTGGCTACTCAACACGGTGGTAGTGTCCTTAACATGAACCGAGCACTTTTTGGCGCCACATTGTCTTCGGCGTGACATGCAGTTGGCCTTTTGTAAGGGTTTGCTGCCTGCTATTAGGGCACACACGGAAACGATTGAAAATTGGGTAATTTAGTGAAACGTTCGCGTGACCAGCTGCAATTACCAAAAAGGGAACCTGGGGGGAAGGGAGCTTTCCCGGTGCAACAGGAACACCGGGGATACGGTTTCGACGGACCGCGTGACCAGGATCTGGAGAAGACGATGATTTGCATTGCAAAACAGCCATCAAGACTGCGTGCAATGTTGTTGATGTGTTGAAATAGGAACCGGGTCCTTCTCGTCCGTTCGATACGGAAGAGCGTTTTGGGATGCCCGTTCTCGATAGCAGCTGATTGACTGGTTTGTTGATGACCGGGTTGATACAATCATTTGGAATGTTTCGGTGCATTTGTTCCGCTTCGAAGAGAGGATCActgtggtgtatgtgtgtgtacacgATTATCAATTAGTGGTTGGCTGGGCGGTTGGATGAGATTGAGCAAATGGACGCCTATAGGAAGTACATTATTGATCAATAACGTTTGAGAGGTTTAAGCactttttgaatttaaaaatctCGTTCAATGAAACAGAACTTAACTTATTTGGAGTGAAGTTCAATTCTTTACCTTATAGAGAGAGTgcagcgcctaaatgtatgcaaaatgtGTTTTATGCATGCTTCCTTAGATTAATTTCTTTAATAttctttttcgattttattgaaagtataaattgaaaaaaaatgactCAAACGAAATAAATTCATAGTTAAAGTCTTGACAGTGTAATGCTTATATCTAGATAattaataacataaaataattatacTATTCATTGTGtcacgaaacaaacaaattatacAAGGTAATTAACTTATAAAAAAACGATAAGCTACTTACTATTTTTTCATCTAAAATCCCGTTAAGAATagcaaaaatatttaacatttttttttaaatagttttaAGTGTAGTCATCTCATAAACATCCACGGAAAAGCTAAAAACAAATCgtcaaaaaaggaaaaaaaaaacaaaactattctGCTTTACTATTATATGTTCTATTTATTAACTGAATTTGAAATCGATCGAAATTGTAATCGTTACCATTATTTACTATTAAGATATCGCTTCTTCTTTTAATAATGTTAAAACTTTGTTTATTTcaaactatttaaaaaaaatcattttgataATATACTGAGGCACTCCCATTGATCTGTGGAAGTAAATGCAACATCCAATTTCAACTCCTTATTGTTAACGAACGGCAGCGCACTCCGATGTCCATTAAAACACTACTCAACCTTACACTTATCAAGACATAACCACGTCAAGACTCAATAAACAATACCGCACGATGAGCTACACTAATTGTGTGC
This sequence is a window from Anopheles merus strain MAF chromosome 3R, AmerM5.1, whole genome shotgun sequence. Protein-coding genes within it:
- the LOC121597513 gene encoding alpha-tocopherol transfer protein-like; this encodes MPEIKAVAKSAPNARKDQTEDVTRAGDAPVTLFADQPERVRKINELRKLIQNYDDCERRSDELFLCRFLYCCDWDVQEAFGRIVKLIKLKEANPEWFFHKPIATYSELLNRNVKFALDRRDRRGRRVFITRLGAIDFSSMAVTDLANLDDIWFELMLNELETLDSGVTCLIDMSGYSLKSFRFLTPQNIRIGSAKTDLLPLKNIEFHVVNSSVFMNAAIAILYPMLSKKIKDQVRFHYSNWASLHEYIPADILPAEYGGTAGKTFDFKTIHGQVLDRANDFDRLLTYGVRDGSAPAATAATAPIVPKGKGGKAKGKHREAEKKKSLAGCTVEE
- the LOC121597514 gene encoding uncharacterized protein LOC121597514 — translated: MKLLLIGVLALCLGQLQAGPVAVPAKKVPSADTRALFFAEFTHLLDGIAKEALASLSSLEQNAGKQIASVEEAIQDLEQLYNEKVLKEIERYDGALNELSSSVSPCFESVPQNIRDIVQGARGEAGQCGKQTLDRVRKIQENIEQHIKDGAEKVKQIVAIGQKCLQDNSWIGDQINCALQNAPVAVSIVEDIVKDAAELIGHTSREVSALAKDTEQCLAVAVQGAVGEFNDMLAQVVGCLDASQSGN